A region of Hydrogenimonas cancrithermarum DNA encodes the following proteins:
- a CDS encoding 2-oxoglutarate synthase subunit alpha: MAREVISSGNQLAALAAIDAGCEFFGGYPITPSSEVAHELSVLLPRNGGKFIQMEDEIAGICVALGASMSGKKAMTNTSGPGISLKAEQIGLAFITETPMVITNVMRGGPSTGLPTRVQQGDVLQARNPTHGDVKMIAFAPKNLDECYTETVRAFNTAERFMTTVMVLLDETIGHMHGKAVLPDVEEVKAGIVKRKEFTGDPKDYKPYGVGPDEPAVLNPFFKGYHYHITGLHHGPTGFPTEDAKMCQDLIERLFRKIEAHEDEIESYEEYMLDDAEIMIFCYGSVALAAEEAIKRMRSEGIKVGMFRPITIWPSPEKRMKELAEKFDKILVPELNMGQYATEVERVMKKPFVKLNKANGRPISPAEIIEKIKESF, encoded by the coding sequence ATGGCAAGAGAAGTAATTTCAAGCGGAAACCAATTGGCTGCACTGGCAGCGATCGATGCAGGATGTGAATTTTTCGGTGGCTATCCGATTACCCCTTCAAGTGAAGTCGCACACGAATTGAGTGTTCTTCTTCCCCGAAATGGCGGCAAATTCATCCAGATGGAAGATGAAATTGCCGGTATCTGCGTTGCACTTGGTGCTTCGATGAGCGGTAAAAAAGCGATGACCAATACATCGGGGCCTGGTATCAGTCTCAAAGCGGAGCAGATCGGGCTTGCGTTTATTACCGAAACGCCGATGGTAATTACCAACGTTATGCGAGGCGGTCCTTCCACAGGTCTTCCTACTCGTGTTCAACAGGGCGATGTTCTCCAAGCGCGGAATCCGACTCATGGTGACGTGAAAATGATCGCATTTGCACCGAAAAATCTCGATGAATGCTACACCGAAACGGTCCGAGCCTTCAACACGGCGGAGCGTTTTATGACGACCGTTATGGTGCTTCTTGACGAAACGATCGGCCATATGCACGGTAAAGCGGTTCTTCCGGATGTAGAAGAGGTCAAGGCGGGCATTGTCAAACGTAAAGAGTTTACCGGCGATCCGAAAGATTACAAACCATACGGTGTCGGACCGGACGAACCTGCGGTACTCAACCCGTTCTTTAAAGGGTACCATTACCACATCACCGGTCTTCACCACGGACCGACAGGCTTCCCGACGGAAGATGCCAAAATGTGCCAGGATCTGATCGAGCGTCTATTTAGAAAAATCGAAGCGCACGAAGATGAGATCGAAAGCTACGAAGAGTACATGCTCGACGATGCGGAGATTATGATTTTTTGCTATGGTTCAGTCGCTCTGGCTGCCGAGGAAGCTATCAAACGTATGCGTTCAGAAGGAATCAAAGTCGGTATGTTCCGACCGATCACTATCTGGCCGAGCCCGGAAAAAAGAATGAAAGAGCTTGCCGAAAAATTCGACAAGATTCTTGTTCCGGAACTCAACATGGGTCAATATGCAACAGAAGTCGAGCGTGTTATGAAGAAACCATTCGTCAAACTCAACAAAGCGAATGGACGCCCGATTTCACCGGCTGAGATCATCGAAAAAATCAAAGAAAGCTTTTAA
- a CDS encoding 4Fe-4S binding protein, with product MSLMKAPENTPVWVDTSRCKACDICVARCPAGVLAMRPDPHSILGAMISVEAPELCIGCNDCELDCPDFAIYVADRSEYKFAKLTDAAKERAEAIKKNNYMTLSA from the coding sequence ATGAGTCTGATGAAAGCACCGGAAAACACTCCGGTATGGGTCGATACAAGCCGCTGTAAAGCATGTGATATCTGTGTGGCACGATGCCCTGCAGGAGTACTCGCGATGAGACCGGACCCACATTCCATTTTGGGCGCGATGATCAGCGTCGAAGCACCGGAACTTTGCATCGGATGCAACGACTGTGAACTTGATTGTCCCGATTTTGCGATTTATGTGGCAGACAGAAGCGAGTACAAGTTCGCCAAACTGACAGATGCGGCAAAAGAGAGAGCGGAAGCGATCAAGAAAAACAACTATATGACGCTGAGCGCATAA
- a CDS encoding heavy-metal-associated domain-containing protein, giving the protein MKKTYDVANIRCEGCVNTIVKALFEHFGNSVEVDLSVVPRKVTVEIKGESDEEFFISTLRKLGYPLIDDEISSIEGAVMKGKSFVSCAIGKFNPTKEKR; this is encoded by the coding sequence ATGAAAAAAACTTATGATGTTGCCAATATCCGCTGTGAAGGGTGCGTGAATACGATCGTAAAGGCACTTTTTGAGCATTTTGGTAACAGCGTCGAGGTTGATCTCAGTGTAGTGCCACGAAAGGTAACAGTCGAGATAAAGGGCGAGTCGGATGAGGAGTTTTTTATTTCGACCTTAAGAAAGCTGGGTTATCCTCTAATCGACGATGAAATATCGAGCATTGAAGGTGCCGTGATGAAGGGTAAAAGTTTTGTCTCGTGCGCCATAGGAAAATTCAATCCAACGAAGGAGAAGAGATGA